In Ischnura elegans chromosome 6, ioIscEleg1.1, whole genome shotgun sequence, one genomic interval encodes:
- the LOC124161215 gene encoding THAP domain-containing protein 2-like, which yields MVMYCCAWNCTESYVKGGKITFHSFPANEERRKEWVRNVRRENFVPSKHTKICSKHFTEDPFDREKFGGHWLKATAVPTLFDFPHHLLCKEKKRKSPLKRKCSEENVEPVFSSVPHSCDPVPSAVVSEVVSFPLNEDSKLTTPLKPSKKYRYVGDFTEEDMNSPTKVRKYFFLLSRMRREIGSR from the exons ATGGTCATGTATTGCTGCGCTTGGAATTGTACGGAATCGTacgtgaaaggaggaaaaattactttccactc ATTCCCTGCTAATGAGGAGCGACGGAAGGAATGGGTGAGAAACGTGAGGAGAGAGAACTTCGTCCCTAGTAAGCACACTAAGATATGCTCCAAGCATTTTACGGAGGACCCCTTCGACAGGGAGAAATTCGGAGGGCACTGGCTTAAGGCCACTGCTGTGCCTACGTTGTTCGATTTTCCGCATCATTTATTGTGcaaggagaagaaaaggaaatccCCCTTGAAAAGGAAATGCAGCGAGGAAAATGTTGAGCCAGTGTTTTCAA GTGTCCCCCACTCTTGTGATCCTGTGCCTTCAGCGGTGGTCTCAGAAGTTGTTTCCTTCCCCCTAAATGAAGATTCAAAACTGACCACCCCTCTCAAGCCTTCAAAGAAGTACCG GTATGTGGGAGATTTTACAGAGGAGGATATGAACTCCCCGACAAAAGTTCGCAAGTACTTCTTCTTGCTCAGCAGAATGCGGAGAGAAATAGGAAGCAGGTGA